One segment of Tenrec ecaudatus isolate mTenEca1 chromosome 1, mTenEca1.hap1, whole genome shotgun sequence DNA contains the following:
- the SMIM7 gene encoding small integral membrane protein 7 produces the protein MIGDILLFGTLLANAGAVLNFKLKKRDATQGFGEESGEPSTGDNVREFLLSLRYFRIFIALWNIFMMFCMIVLFGS, from the exons ATGATCGGGGACATCCTGCTGTTCGG GACGCTGCTGGCGAACGCCGGGGCAGTGCTCAACTTCAAACT GAAAAAGAGGGACGCCACACAGGGATTTGGAGAGGAGTCAGGGGAGCCCAGCACAG GTGACAACGTACGGGAATTCTTACTGAGCCTCAGATACTTCCGGATCTTCATTGCCCTGTGGAACATTTTCATGATGTTCTGTATGATCGT